A stretch of DNA from Sandaracinaceae bacterium:
TGGTAGCTCTCCCGCTCCACCCGCAGCGCCGCGTCGTACCCCACCGTCACGTAGCTGCCGTCCTCGCGCGTGATGCGCGTCGGCTCCCCGCTCGGCGCGCGCACGTAGGTGACGGAGGCCAGCACCGCCCCGCTCGAGTCCGCGTGCACGATGCTCGTGACCCGGTCGCGATCGTCGTAGCCGTAGGTGCTGGTGACGCCGTTCGGCAGCGTCATCACCGTCAGCCGGTCGGCCGCGTCGTAGGCGTAGGTCGTGACCCGCCCGAAGGGGTCGGTGACGCTGGAGAGGTTCCCGTTCGGGTCGTAGCTGTAGGCGCTCTCGAAGGTGCGCGCGTCGACCGCCGCGTCGCCGTGCACCGTCACGCTCGTCACCTGGTCGAGCGCGTCGCGGTCATAGGCGATGCCCGCTCCCGACGGCTGGTCGAGCCCCGCGAAGCGGCCCGCCGCGTCGTAGGCGTAGGTGGTCGTCCCGGTCGCGTCGGTGGCGGTGTCGGTCCGGTCGCCCGAGAGATAGGTGCGGCTCTGCGCGGAGCCGTCGCTCCCGGTCCGCCCGGTCACCCGGCCCACCGCGTCACGGGCGAACGTCAGCGTGGTCCCGAACGGCCGGGTCTCCGTCGCCACCCGCTGCGCCGCGTCGAAGGTCCGCGTCAGCGCGCCGCCGAACGGGTAATCGACCCGCGCGATCTCGCCGCCCGGGCCGAAGCTCCAGGTCGTGACCTCGCCCTCCGGGCTCGTCACCTGCGAGAGCCGGTCGACCCAGCCGTCCAGCTCCTGCGGGCGGTGACCATCGCGCGCCTGATCCCGGTATGAGTAGCGGGTCACCGGCGCCCGGGCCCCGTCCACCGCGACGCCGACGTCGCCGCTCTGCACGTCCCAGGTGACGTCGCCGGCCATCACGCGCGTGTGGCCGTAGGTCCAGGCGTTGCCGCCCAGGTCCGTCGCCGTCTGCAGCACGCTCTGCGCGTCGTAGCCGAAACTCCGCGTCCGGCTCAACTCGTCCACCTGCGTCAGCGGGAACTGCGTCGAGGCGTCGAGCGCCGTGCCGCCGAGGTAGCTCGCCGACGTCGACAAAGCGAACTGTCGGAGACCCCGGTTCGGGTCTCGTCCCGCACGTGCGCTTCGGGCTCGACGTCGGCTATCACGCCAGCGTCTACATCCGGGTCGGCTGGGACATCTTCTGAAGAGCGCCCTCGGTGACCGTAAACGCGAGCGCGTTCTCCGGTCACGGGAGGCCTCGTTCAGTCAGTCGCGTCCGACCGCCGCGCGGCCGCCTCGGCGAGCACGTCTTCGAGGTGCGCGCGGCGCGCCGGCTTGACCAGGTGCCGGTCGAAGCCCGCTGACCGCGTCCGCTCGCGCTCGCTGGCGTGCCCCCAGCCGGTCAGCGCCACCATCATGATGCGTCGCCCCCACGGCTGAGCCCGCAGCCGGTGCGCCACCGCGAAGCCGTCGAGGTCGGGCATGCCTAGGTCCAGAAAGACGACGTCGGGGCGCACCTCGGCGGCAACCTCGAGCGCGCTGGCCCCGTCGTAGACGACCCGCACCTCGTGCGACATCCGTCTCATCAGCGTGCCGAGGCCGTCCGCTGCGTCCCGGTTGTCGTCCACGATCAGCACCTTGCAAACGGGCGTCGAGACCTCGGGCGGGGCGGGCGGCGGCGCGGAGCTCGCGTGTGCGCCGTGCGCGACCGGCAAGCGCACGACGAAGGTGGTCCCCCGTCCGGGGCCTTCGCTGCGAGCGGCGATGCTCCCCCCGTGCATCTGGACGATCGAGGCCACGAGTGTCAGGCCGATGCCGAGCCCGGCGCTGCCGGCGGCTCCGGCTGACGACACCTGGAAGAAGGGTTCGAAGATGCGGTCGAGCATCTCCGGCGCGAGCCCGACGCCCGTGTCGGACACCGTGATCTCTGCCTCGCCTCCGTCGCGGCGCGCCTCGAGCGCGATCCGGCCCGGCTCGGGCGTGTACTTCGCGGCGTTGCCGAGCAGGTTCGACAGCACCTGCGTCAGCCGCGTCGCGTCCGCCGACACCACGATCCCCTCCGGCACGTTCGTCTCGAGCGTGTGCCCGGCGCGGTCGATCAGCGGGCGGCTGGCCTCGACCGCGGGGTCGACCGCGTCCATGAGGTCCATCCTCTCGCGTCGAAGCTCCAGCTTTCCGCGGGTGATCCTCGAGACGTCGAGGAGGTCGTCCACCAGCCGCACGAGCTGGGTGGTCTGTCGGTCGATGGTGTCGAGCACCCGCTGGGTCTCCGTCGGAGACTCGAGGGGCATCCTCAGCAGCTCGATCCCGGTCTGGATGGGCGCCAGAGGGTTACGCAGCTCGTGGGCCAGGGTGGCCAGGAAGTCGTCCTTGCGCTCGTTCGCGTCCCGCAGCGCATCCTCCATGCGCATCCGGTCGGTGATGTCGGTGTTGGTGCCGAACCACCGCACGATCCGTCCCAGCTCGTCGCGGATGGGTGACGCGCGCGAGAGGAACCAGTGGTAGGCCCCGTCCGCCGCGCGCAACGGGAAGGTGTCCTCCCACGTCTCGCCCGCTTCGATCGTGGCCTTGAAGCTCTCCACCACGCCGTCGACATGATCCGGGTGGTGGACCGACCTCCAGCCCCAGCCCTTCATCTCCTCGAGGGTGGTGCCCGTGAAGTCGAACCAGCGGCGGTTGAACCAGAACATCGAGCCGGACACGTCGGCCATCCACGCCAGCTGCGAGATGTTGTCGGCCAGCGTCCGAAACCGCTCCTCGCTCTCGCGCAGCAGCCGCTCGGCCCGCTGCCGGGTGCTGATGTCGCGCGCGATCTTCGAGGCCCCGACGATGGCGCCGGAGGCGTCTCGGATGGGCGAGATCGTCAGCGAGAGCGCAAGCCTGCGGCCATCCTTGGCGACGCGGGAGGTCTCGAAGTGCTCGACCCGCTCGCCGCGCCGGATGCGCGCGAGGATCAGGGTCTCTTCGTCGGCGCGCTCGTCGGGGATGAGGAGCCCGATGAACTGCCCGATGGCCTCGTCCGCGGAGTAGCCGAACATCCGCTCGGCGGCGGGGTTCCAGCTCTGGATCACCCCGTCGAGGTCTTTGCCGATGATGGCGTCCGAGGACGAGTCCACGATCGCAGCCAGCAACGCGCGCTCGTCTGCAATCTGCGGTCGTTCCACGGCATGAGACTATAGGAAAGGGAGGATTCGCGCGCCCTGCTCATTCTCGATCATCCTCCCGCGTTCAGACCGACGCGGTGGTCGGCCACCTGCTTCGCGCGCGTGCCGGACGGGTTCGACACCTCGACGCTGCGGCAGGCAATCGACGCGCTCACAGAGGAGGAGGGGTGATCCCGTCGACCACGCGAGAGCGGGAAGTGGCTGGGCTGCGCGCGCCCAGTTCAGTCGAGAACGCTTCGCCATCTGATTTTGCGCGCCCAGTCCGGTCGAGAACGCCTCTCGTTCTGTGCCGGCGCCCAGTTCAATCGAGAGCGCTTGTCGATTGAGCTGGGCCCGCCCCATCCGCGTCGATGCGCCCTACTGCACGGACACGCGGAAGAGCGCGCGCACGAAGCGGCGGGCGGTCCAGGGATCCTCGTCGAGCGCGTCCAGGGCCGCCTCCGCGAGCAGCGCCTCCACGCGGTCGACGAGCAGACGCGCGGCGGGACGGCGGGCCGGGTCCTTGGCGAGCAAGGTCAGCGTCAGCTCCACCAATCCGTCGGGGGCGTCGGGGCGGGCCTCGAGCAGGTCGGGCGGCGGCTCGTCGAGGATGCGGCGCTCGAGGTCCGGCCCGCGGTAGAGCGCCTCGCCCGCGAGCAGCTCGTGCAGGACCACGCCGGCCGAGAAGACGTCCGAGGCCGGGACGGGCGGCTCGAAGCGCAGGACCTCTGGCGCCATGTAGCCGCGCTTGCCCTGCAGGATGGCGCGCGTGTGCGCCGACGTGCTGCCGAGCACGCGGGCGATGCCGAAGTCGGCCAGCCTGGCGATGCCGTCGTAGCCGAGCAGCACGTTCTGCGGGGAGACGTCGCGGTGCAGGATCGGCGTCGGGGCGCCCTCGGCGTCGCGCGCCTCGTGCGCGGCCCGCAGCCCGAGCGCGATGTCCCGGCCGATCTCGAGCGCGACCTCCAGCGGCACCTCCCAGTCGCGGCGCGCGGCCTCGCGCACGAGCTCCAGCACGCTCACGCCCTCGACGAGATCCATGACCAGGAACGGGCCCTCGTCGTCCTCGCCCGCGTCGTGCACGCGGACCACGTTGGGGTGGTAGAGGAGCGCGCTGAGCCGGGCCTCTTCCAGGAAGGCGCGGCGGGCCTCGGGCAGCGCGCGCAGCTCGGGGCGGAGCCGCTTGATGGCGTAGGTCCGCTCGAAGCGCCCCTCCCGACGCGCGCCGACCGTGACCTCGCCCATGCCGCCCTCCCCGAGGGGTCTGAGCACACGCAAGGCGCGTGGCCCCTGACGGACGATCGTGTCGTCAGAGAACTCCTCGCTCATGGCCCGCTCACGGCACAGCGCACGGCAGCGCGCCTCCGGACACGGCCACCTGGTCCACCCACACGAGCGCGTTCTCGCCCGCGCCGGCCGACGCGATGCCGATGCGCGTGTGGGATCCCTCGCCGAGCGCGGCCGCCAGCGACGCGGAGACGGGCATGGTCGCCTCGACGCCGTCGACGTGGACCCGCGCCTCGCCCTCGGTCACCGAGAGCGACGCGCACACCCAGCGCCCGGCGGGCGCTTCGCCCACGTCGGCGCTCGCCGCTTCGCTGGCGACCTGGAGGCGTCCGGCGTCGATCTGGAGCGCGACCCGGGGCGCGTCGAGATCGCGCGTCGCGTCGCCGGCCACGATCGCCAGGAGATCGCTCTTCGCCTCGATCTGCTCGGCCCCCGCGGACGGGAGCCAGAGCCACGCGCGGAGATGCGGGCCTCCTTCGCTCACCACGTACCCGGCGTTGCGCGACGCGCTCGAGAAGACCGACGCGCGCAGGAGCGCGACGCCGCAGGGGCTGGCCGCGGGCGGCGCGAGCGCGGAGCCGGACTCGACCCGCTCGACGCGACCGGTCGGCGAGGTCTCGCACGGGATCCCGCCCGGGCAGCGCGGGAGCGAGAGCGGCGCCTCGAAGTCGAGCGTGGAGAGATCGCCCTCGGGGCACGGGACGGCAGGCGGCCCCCCGTCGGGAATGGCACCGTCGAGAGGGAGCCCGCCATCGGCCGCGCCTGCGTCCATGAGCGGCCGGGTCTGCAGGCACGGGCCCATCGACGGCGCGGTCTCTGGATCGCGCGTCGGCTCCACGCAGGCGGAGGCGCACGCTCCGTCCGCGCAGGTCTGCCGCTCCTGGCAGCGCACGTCGCGGCAGCTGTCCGTGAAGCGCAAGCGCACGTAGCGCGTCTGGCCCCGGAAGAACTGCGCGTGCGCCCGCTGCACGCCGAGCGAGGCGCCGCCCGCGTCGAAGACCTCGGCCGTGACGAGGAAGCGATCCGAGTCGGCGCGCGCGGGGACGATGACCACGCGAAAGGGCCACTCGTGTTCCGGCGTCTCCCCGCGCTCCGCGATGCGTCGCGTCAGCTCGCCCCCGGGGCTCACCACCTCGACGGCCACGCGCGCGCTCTCGGCCTCGATGGCGGGATCGGCGACGAGCTGCACGACGACCTGGGTCGGCGGGGTGCTGCAGGCGGCCAGCACGAGGGCCGCGGCGGTGACCGTCCCCGTGCAGAATCGCATGCGGAGAGGCTACCATCGGGCGGATCGCGAACGCCATGAACGACGTCGGCTGGAATCGATCGCTGCATGGCGGTGATCTCGACGACGCGCGTCGACGCGCGGAGGGAGATCCCGCCCGCCTCGCCGCGCTGGCGGCCGCGGCGCGCCTCTACGGAGCGCGCTCCGAGGCCTGGCCCGAGGGCGGCGACGATCCGCAGTCGGCGGTGCTGCGCGCGCACGCTCACCTCGCGAGCCTGGGCGCGATCACGCCGCCACAGGCGAGTCCGGGAGAGGGCTGGGCGGCTTGCGCGCGCGCCATCACCGCCTTCGCGCGCGGCGACGATCCCGGGCCGGAGCCGCCGCTGGACGCGCACGACCCCGCGCTGCGCGTGGAGCAGATGATCGTGCGCGGCCTGCGCGCGCTCTCGGACGGGGCGCTCGACGTGGCCACCCAGCACGCGCGCCGGGCCTCGCGCGCGGCCTACGCGGAGAGCCTGCGCGGGCTCGAGTACCTGGCCTACTGGCTGCTGGGGCGGACGCGGCGCGAGACGCGGAACCTGCACGCGGCGACCCGCATCTTCGGCGCGCTCGCCCGGGCCGCGCCCCGGCCGTGGTGGCCGCTCGTGGACTGGGAGCTGGTGCTGGCCGGAGGGGACGCGCAGGCGGCGCAGCGCCCTTTGACCGCTCCCGCCTCGACCTGGCTGGACGCGGTGGCCCACGCGCAGGCCGAGCGATGGGACAAGGCGCACGCCGCGC
This window harbors:
- a CDS encoding PAS domain S-box protein, whose amino-acid sequence is MERPQIADERALLAAIVDSSSDAIIGKDLDGVIQSWNPAAERMFGYSADEAIGQFIGLLIPDERADEETLILARIRRGERVEHFETSRVAKDGRRLALSLTISPIRDASGAIVGASKIARDISTRQRAERLLRESEERFRTLADNISQLAWMADVSGSMFWFNRRWFDFTGTTLEEMKGWGWRSVHHPDHVDGVVESFKATIEAGETWEDTFPLRAADGAYHWFLSRASPIRDELGRIVRWFGTNTDITDRMRMEDALRDANERKDDFLATLAHELRNPLAPIQTGIELLRMPLESPTETQRVLDTIDRQTTQLVRLVDDLLDVSRITRGKLELRRERMDLMDAVDPAVEASRPLIDRAGHTLETNVPEGIVVSADATRLTQVLSNLLGNAAKYTPEPGRIALEARRDGGEAEITVSDTGVGLAPEMLDRIFEPFFQVSSAGAAGSAGLGIGLTLVASIVQMHGGSIAARSEGPGRGTTFVVRLPVAHGAHASSAPPPAPPEVSTPVCKVLIVDDNRDAADGLGTLMRRMSHEVRVVYDGASALEVAAEVRPDVVFLDLGMPDLDGFAVAHRLRAQPWGRRIMMVALTGWGHASERERTRSAGFDRHLVKPARRAHLEDVLAEAAARRSDATD
- a CDS encoding serine/threonine-protein kinase — its product is MSEEFSDDTIVRQGPRALRVLRPLGEGGMGEVTVGARREGRFERTYAIKRLRPELRALPEARRAFLEEARLSALLYHPNVVRVHDAGEDDEGPFLVMDLVEGVSVLELVREAARRDWEVPLEVALEIGRDIALGLRAAHEARDAEGAPTPILHRDVSPQNVLLGYDGIARLADFGIARVLGSTSAHTRAILQGKRGYMAPEVLRFEPPVPASDVFSAGVVLHELLAGEALYRGPDLERRILDEPPPDLLEARPDAPDGLVELTLTLLAKDPARRPAARLLVDRVEALLAEAALDALDEDPWTARRFVRALFRVSVQ
- a CDS encoding RHS repeat-associated core domain-containing protein; the protein is MSTSASYLGGTALDASTQFPLTQVDELSRTRSFGYDAQSVLQTATDLGGNAWTYGHTRVMAGDVTWDVQSGDVGVAVDGARAPVTRYSYRDQARDGHRPQELDGWVDRLSQVTSPEGEVTTWSFGPGGEIARVDYPFGGALTRTFDAAQRVATETRPFGTTLTFARDAVGRVTGRTGSDGSAQSRTYLSGDRTDTATDATGTTTYAYDAAGRFAGLDQPSGAGIAYDRDALDQVTSVTVHGDAAVDARTFESAYSYDPNGNLSSVTDPFGRVTTYAYDAADRLTVMTLPNGVTSTYGYDDRDRVTSIVHADSSGAVLASVTYVRAPSGEPTRITREDGSYVTVGYDAALRVERESYHDASDVLVEEITYTYDADGNRTSRTTAGATDTYVYGSGSRLLRVEQGGSPTQTFSYDGGGRVTRIERSGRDYGLTYDADDHVVQLEDASTGLGARWAFDADGRRVGRTELASGTPGDTLSWANAPTLTESLDAPHATLDGAGAARTGYVFDGEHALARYDAGTTEPVYYLRDAMGSVIGVVDAAGTSSARIEYDGFGNVRREDGALAALPPEGGPRFQGMWLESTGLYYVRARVYDPGVGRFTSRDPAWGRRRLGESLMAYAFANNSPYTLSDPTGRFSIAGVMADTTLRNILAAIAIGSAGVGVLRGMRAAREIGSTPDGVDAFGRCGGSRPEPRFLTSSVVMRVSFRDSGLFQ